From Caldicellulosiruptor hydrothermalis 108, a single genomic window includes:
- the dnaK gene encoding molecular chaperone DnaK, which translates to MAHILGIDLGTTNSCMAVIEGGQPVVIPNAEGFRTTPSVVAFTKTGERLVGHAAKRQAITNPERTIISIKRDMGTNRRIKIDDKEYSPEEISAMILMKLKADAEAYLGEKITQAVITVPAYFTDSQRQATKNAGRIAGLEVLRIINEPTAAALAYGLDKEGHQKIMVYDLGGGTFDVSILEIGDGVIEVLATSGNNRLGGDDFDQRIIDYIADEFMKEHGIDLRQDKVALQRLKDAAERAKIELSSALQTTINLPFITADANGPKHIDMVLTRAKFEELIKDLVEKTREPVETALSDAKLTPEQIDKVILVGGSTRIPYVQEFVKKLTGKEPFKGINPDECVAIGAAIQAGVLGGQVKDILLLDVTPLSLGIETLGGVFTKIIERNTTIPTRKSQIFTTAADGQTQVEIHVLQGERPLAKDNKTLGRFILDGIPPAPRGVPQIEVTFDIDANGIVHVSAKDLGTGREQKITITSQTHLSEEEIQRAIKEAEMYAEQDRKRKELIEARNRADSIIYQTEKLLRELGDKMTEAEKQQIESKLKALKDVMNGEDKEQIERAIDELTKSFYDVSTRLYQQGYTTSGPQGGQNPGGGQGGPDGNVNTDYKVY; encoded by the coding sequence ATGGCTCATATTTTAGGTATAGACCTTGGTACAACAAACTCTTGTATGGCAGTTATTGAAGGTGGTCAGCCTGTTGTAATTCCTAACGCAGAAGGCTTCAGAACAACTCCATCAGTTGTAGCTTTCACCAAGACAGGTGAGAGGCTTGTCGGTCATGCAGCAAAAAGACAGGCTATCACAAACCCTGAAAGGACTATTATATCAATAAAGAGAGATATGGGTACAAACAGAAGGATAAAGATAGATGACAAGGAATATTCACCAGAAGAGATATCTGCTATGATTTTGATGAAACTCAAAGCTGATGCAGAAGCATATCTTGGTGAAAAAATAACACAGGCCGTTATAACTGTTCCAGCTTACTTTACAGATTCGCAAAGACAGGCAACAAAAAACGCAGGTAGAATTGCAGGACTTGAAGTTTTGAGAATCATCAACGAGCCAACAGCAGCAGCTTTAGCTTACGGTCTTGACAAAGAAGGTCATCAAAAGATAATGGTATATGACCTTGGCGGTGGAACATTTGACGTTTCAATCTTGGAGATTGGCGATGGTGTTATTGAAGTTTTAGCGACATCTGGTAACAACAGACTTGGTGGTGATGACTTTGACCAAAGGATTATAGACTATATAGCTGATGAGTTTATGAAAGAGCACGGAATTGATTTGAGACAAGACAAAGTTGCGCTCCAGAGACTAAAAGATGCAGCAGAGAGGGCAAAGATTGAACTTTCGTCTGCGCTTCAGACAACTATTAACCTGCCATTTATCACAGCAGATGCAAACGGTCCAAAACACATTGATATGGTATTGACACGCGCAAAGTTTGAAGAACTTATAAAAGACCTTGTAGAAAAAACAAGAGAGCCTGTCGAGACGGCACTTTCTGATGCAAAGCTCACTCCAGAGCAGATTGACAAGGTTATTTTGGTTGGTGGTTCAACAAGAATTCCTTATGTTCAGGAATTTGTAAAGAAACTCACTGGCAAAGAGCCGTTTAAAGGAATAAATCCAGATGAGTGTGTTGCAATTGGTGCTGCAATCCAAGCAGGTGTTCTTGGAGGTCAGGTAAAAGACATATTGCTTTTGGACGTAACACCACTTTCACTTGGTATTGAGACTCTGGGCGGCGTGTTCACTAAGATTATTGAAAGAAATACAACAATCCCAACACGAAAAAGCCAGATATTCACAACAGCAGCAGATGGTCAGACACAGGTTGAGATTCACGTTCTGCAAGGTGAAAGACCACTTGCAAAGGACAACAAGACACTTGGAAGATTTATACTTGATGGTATTCCACCTGCACCGCGAGGAGTGCCACAGATTGAGGTTACATTCGATATAGACGCAAACGGTATTGTACATGTTTCAGCAAAAGACCTTGGTACGGGAAGAGAGCAAAAGATTACAATAACATCCCAGACACATTTGAGTGAAGAAGAGATTCAAAGAGCTATTAAAGAGGCTGAAATGTACGCTGAACAGGATAGAAAGAGAAAAGAACTAATTGAGGCACGAAACAGAGCAGACTCTATCATTTACCAGACAGAAAAGCTGCTTCGCGAACTTGGTGACAAGATGACAGAAGCTGAAAAGCAGCAGATTGAGTCAAAACTAAAAGCCTTGAAAGATGTTATGAATGGTGAAGACAAAGAACAGATTGAAAGGGCAATTGATGAACTCACAAAGTCGTTCTATGATGTGTCTACAAGACTTTATCAGCAGGGTTATACCACATCGGGACCACAAGGTGGGCAAAACCCAGGTGGCGGCCAAGGTGGTCCTGATGGCAATGTAAATACTGATTATAAAGTATACTAA
- the dnaJ gene encoding molecular chaperone DnaJ, whose product MAQKKDYYEILGVSRNATEEEIKRAYRRLAKQYHPDANPGNKEAEEKFKEINEAYEVLSDPEKRKLYDQFGHAAFDPKYGAQGSGGFSGGFGGGFADFDFGSFGDIFEDLFEGFDIFGTSRRRKEAPRKGADIYVDLELTLKESVFGCEKEIPIYRTEKCSVCGGSGVRPGSAPVRCQKCGGTGQIRSRQATFFGEFTTIKTCDACGGTGTIITDPCRECGGTGNVRRQRRVKINIPAGIDDGQVITLRGEGESGIKGGPNGDLHIRIKVAPHPVFKRVGQDLYIEVPITFVNAALGGEIEIPTLDGKTKVRIEPGTQNGDEVRIRGKGVPNLRSRGRGDLVVKFIVEVPKKLTEKQKELLREFERLSSEEGYEKRKHFWDRIREAFS is encoded by the coding sequence ATGGCACAAAAAAAGGACTACTATGAGATTTTAGGTGTTTCAAGGAATGCAACAGAAGAAGAGATAAAAAGAGCCTACAGAAGACTTGCAAAACAATACCATCCTGATGCAAATCCAGGTAATAAAGAAGCAGAGGAAAAGTTCAAAGAGATAAATGAAGCATATGAAGTCTTGAGCGACCCTGAAAAGAGAAAGCTTTACGACCAGTTTGGCCATGCAGCGTTTGACCCGAAATATGGTGCGCAAGGCAGCGGTGGTTTTTCTGGTGGATTTGGCGGTGGGTTTGCTGACTTTGATTTTGGCAGTTTTGGCGATATTTTCGAAGACCTATTTGAAGGCTTTGATATATTTGGAACATCCAGAAGAAGAAAAGAAGCACCAAGAAAAGGTGCTGATATATATGTCGATTTAGAGCTGACTCTCAAAGAGTCTGTATTTGGCTGTGAAAAAGAGATTCCAATTTACAGAACTGAAAAGTGCAGTGTTTGTGGTGGAAGTGGTGTAAGACCAGGTTCTGCACCTGTGAGATGTCAAAAGTGCGGCGGCACGGGCCAGATAAGGTCAAGACAGGCAACATTCTTTGGAGAGTTCACCACCATAAAAACCTGTGATGCATGCGGCGGAACAGGAACTATTATAACAGACCCATGCAGAGAATGTGGCGGAACGGGAAATGTAAGAAGACAGCGACGAGTAAAGATTAACATTCCGGCAGGAATTGATGATGGTCAGGTAATAACATTAAGAGGCGAGGGTGAAAGTGGCATAAAAGGTGGACCAAACGGTGATTTGCATATTAGAATAAAAGTAGCGCCTCATCCTGTGTTCAAAAGAGTCGGGCAAGACCTCTATATTGAGGTTCCAATAACATTTGTTAATGCAGCTTTGGGTGGAGAGATAGAAATTCCAACGCTTGATGGCAAGACAAAGGTGAGAATTGAACCAGGGACACAAAATGGTGATGAGGTCAGAATTAGAGGCAAGGGCGTTCCGAACCTGCGTTCGCGAGGAAGAGGCGACCTTGTTGTGAAGTTTATAGTGGAGGTTCCCAAAAAGCTTACAGAAAAGCAGAAAGAACTTTTGAGAGAGTTTGAAAGACTTTCATCAGAAGAGGGATATGAAAAGAGAAAACATTTTTGGGATAGAATAAGAGAAGCGTTTTCTTAA
- the prmA gene encoding 50S ribosomal protein L11 methyltransferase — protein MRWYEISIKTTEEAEDAISNILYELGANGVVIEDNEIVSRPNLWDYIDENQFTKKDYAKVCAYFPESSNILELTHTIEERLKETAKYINIGEGKITVSEVDEKDWAEEWKKYYKPVEIGDIVIVPSWQDYKAEDSKTIVRLDPGMAFGTGTHESTILCLEAIQKYVKPEMDVLDVGTGSGILAIAAKKFLAKRVLAVDIDEVAVKVAEENARLNGVEIEIKKNDLVEGIEEKFDVVIANIVADIIMRLSRDVKKVLKDNGIFISSGIIEDRLEDVLKSFEKNSLEIVEVKKMGTWSLVVSKKTV, from the coding sequence ATGAGATGGTATGAGATATCAATTAAGACCACCGAAGAGGCAGAAGATGCTATTTCAAATATTTTGTATGAGCTTGGAGCAAACGGCGTTGTCATTGAAGACAATGAGATTGTGTCAAGACCAAATTTATGGGATTATATTGACGAAAACCAGTTTACAAAAAAGGATTATGCGAAAGTTTGTGCTTATTTTCCTGAAAGCAGCAATATTTTAGAGCTTACCCATACTATTGAGGAGAGGCTTAAAGAGACTGCAAAATATATCAATATTGGAGAAGGCAAAATTACCGTTTCTGAAGTTGATGAAAAAGACTGGGCAGAAGAGTGGAAAAAGTATTATAAGCCTGTTGAGATAGGGGATATTGTGATTGTTCCTTCATGGCAAGATTATAAAGCCGAAGACAGCAAAACAATTGTTAGGCTTGACCCGGGTATGGCATTTGGCACAGGAACTCATGAGTCAACCATTTTGTGCCTTGAAGCTATCCAGAAATATGTAAAGCCAGAGATGGATGTTCTTGATGTTGGGACAGGTTCAGGGATATTGGCAATAGCTGCAAAGAAGTTTTTGGCAAAAAGAGTTTTAGCAGTTGATATTGATGAGGTTGCTGTGAAGGTAGCAGAGGAGAACGCGAGGTTAAATGGAGTTGAGATTGAGATAAAAAAGAATGACCTTGTTGAAGGCATAGAAGAAAAGTTTGATGTGGTTATCGCTAACATTGTGGCTGATATCATTATGAGGCTCTCAAGAGATGTAAAGAAAGTTTTGAAAGACAACGGAATTTTTATCTCTTCTGGCATTATTGAAGACAGGCTTGAAGATGTTTTGAAAAGCTTTGAGAAAAATAGTCTTGAAATTGTAGAAGTGAAAAAAATGGGTACATGGTCCTTGGTTGTTAGCAAAAAAACTGTGTAG
- a CDS encoding 16S rRNA (uracil(1498)-N(3))-methyltransferase — MPIFFVEKQNIENDIAYITDKEDINHIVKVLRKREGDKINLCDGNYDYSSRILEVSKDRIKLLIESKTLNDRESTKNIFLFQCIIKNQKMDFVVQKATELGVKTIVPVVSKRVVIDISEKQEKKVERWRKIAQEAQKQCLRPIPPLIEMPIRISEIKEKYLDKLDILFIPYEKESETSEWCISSDYNNIGILIGPEGGFEEEEIEELKTFKNVQVISLGKRILRSETASIAALSILMHEVGEI, encoded by the coding sequence GTGCCAATCTTTTTTGTTGAAAAGCAGAACATTGAGAATGATATTGCCTACATCACAGATAAGGAAGATATAAATCATATAGTCAAGGTTTTAAGGAAAAGAGAAGGAGATAAAATAAATCTATGTGATGGCAATTATGACTACTCATCGCGAATACTTGAAGTTTCCAAAGACAGAATAAAACTTTTGATAGAAAGCAAAACTTTGAATGACCGAGAAAGTACCAAAAACATTTTTTTATTTCAATGTATTATCAAAAACCAAAAAATGGATTTTGTTGTGCAAAAGGCAACAGAGCTTGGAGTAAAAACAATTGTACCTGTGGTGTCGAAAAGAGTGGTGATTGATATTTCAGAAAAACAGGAAAAAAAGGTTGAAAGGTGGCGCAAAATTGCGCAAGAGGCCCAAAAACAGTGTCTTCGCCCTATACCACCTTTAATCGAAATGCCAATTAGAATTTCTGAGATTAAAGAGAAATATTTAGATAAGCTTGATATTCTTTTTATTCCTTATGAAAAGGAATCGGAGACTTCAGAGTGGTGTATATCTTCAGATTATAATAACATTGGGATTTTGATTGGACCTGAAGGTGGTTTTGAAGAAGAGGAGATAGAAGAGTTAAAAACCTTTAAAAATGTACAAGTTATTTCGCTTGGCAAAAGAATACTCAGAAGTGAGACAGCCTCAATTGCTGCGCTTTCCATCCTAATGCATGAAGTTGGAGAAATATGA